The DNA sequence ATTTACCGTTGGCATAAAACGCTGTACTTCTGACTAAATAACCGGTTTTTATAAGCAGCTCTCCATGAGGCTGTTTTCCTTTTGAAAGCAGATCCACCACTTCATCAAATACTCTTGAACTGCGATTCGCTCTGGACCAGACTATATCCTGCATTTCTCCTCTTCCTGATTCCTGCTTTGGTAGTTCTTTCCGCAGTCGGATCAACTTCTCAGGGGATACTTCTCCTTCACATAATGCACAGGTCATATCCCACCTCTCGGAAACAACCCGGTCATTGCGGTCTTCTTCAATTATTTCATGCGAAAGCAGAATAAAATGGAAGAGTTTCCCTTCAGTTTGAATACGATAAATAATTTCGCCATTTCCGCCGGCATCCAGATCAAAAACCACTCGATCTATCTGCCATTGTTCTTTGTTGGCTTTACGAAGAACACTTCGGCTGAAGCTTAATGGATTTACCCGAAAAGCACCAATTCGTTCCGGAATCATCAATTCTTCGGGGGGTCTTTTCCAGGTTTTCTGTTTATCTTCACGTAAGAGGCTCATTGGTTTTACCTCCTTTCAATGTTTATATTCCTATTATAGGAACTTAATTCCTTTATTTAAACTAACGCTATCTTAATGAATAGAATCTAACAAGTCAATAATATTTTGATAATTCATATAGTTTTTAAGTAAAAGTATCTAGAGCAAATGTGATTAGTACGTATTCAGCTGAGCACGAAGATGCATTAACAAAGAAAAGACCTTTAAATGCCTTATTGGAAAAGTTTAAATTCTGTTTCTTTCGGGGTATAATCGTCATTGTCAGTACATTGAAAATATTTTATTTACGATTTGGAAGGTGGATACGATGTCAGTGAATCCGGAAAATCAGATAAACCAATGGATAGAAGAGTATGACCGCGGAGATCTTTCCGTCGCTCATGTACTCTGCGACCGCCACGATGCGAATAAAAAAGCACTGCTTTACGAAAATGAAGCAGGGGAAAAACAGACGTATACATACGGAAAGCTTAAGGAGCTCTCAGAGAAATTTGCCGGCGTACTTAAGACTCACGGAGTGAAAAAAGGAGATCGTGTCGCTGTACTGCTGCCGAAAGGCCCGGAGCTTCTCATTTCCGTATTAGCGATCTGGCGCCTTGGAGCAGTTCACGTGCCGCTTTTCACTGCTTTCGGGCCGCAGGCGGTCTCGTACAGAGTCGGAAACAGCGGAGCAGAAACGATTATTACGGATGCAGGAAACCGGGAGAAACTGAATACGATGGAGGCATCCAGCTTCCGTGTGATTACAGCCTCGTCTTCAACGGAAAAAGAAGTGCCGTCTTCCGATACACCTTTCTGGGAGGCGCTGCACGAAGCGGAGCCGGTTCATGAAAATACGGAAGTGACGGGAGACGACCTGTTTATTATCATCTACACTTCAGGGACGACAGGACACCCGAAAGGAGTGGAAGTGCCTGTTCGGGCGCTTGCAGCATTCCAGGGTTATATGCAGTTTGGGCTTGATCTGCGGCCGGACGATGTCTTCTGGAATGTGGCGGATCCGGGATGGGCGTACGGCCTGTACTATGGGATGGTCGGCCCGATGCTTCTCGGTCAGTCGTTTATTATGTTTAATGCGAAGTTCAGCGTGGAAGAAGCGTATCGGATTCTGAAGGAGTACGGCGTTACCAATTTTGCAGCCGCGCCGACAGTTTATCGTACGCTGCGGGCAGCGGGCATGCCCGAGGGGATAAAGGAAGACTTGAAAGTACGAGTACTCTCAAGCGCCGGGGAGCCGTTGAACCCGGACGTCAGCACGTGGGCAGAGACGCATTTCGGCATACCGGTCTACGATCATTACGGCCAGACGGAGCAGGGGATGGTCGTAAACAATCACCATCACCCCAAACTCGACCGCCCGGTGAAAGCAGGATCGATGGGACAGTCCATGCCCGGTTTCCGCGCCGCGATTGTGGATGATAACGGAACGGAACTGCCGGCCGGGGAAGAAGGACAGCTGGCCATTGATACGAAACATTCCCCGGTGTTCTGGTTCCGCGGGTACTACCGGGATGAGGAAAAGACGCGCGAACGCTTCATATCCGGCGGACGCTACTATCTGACCGGGGACACGGCGAGCCGGGACGAAGACGAATACGTTTATTTTTCCGGGCGCTCGGACGATATTATTTCCAGTTCAGGCTACCGGATCGGACCGTTTGAAGTCGAAAGTGCCTTAATGGGCCATGAAGCGGTAGCGGAATCCGGGGTCGTCGGCGTCCCGGACGAACAGCGCGGAGAGATCGTTAAAGCGCATGTAGTCCTGCTTCCGGGCTTCACTGAAAGCGAGGAATTAGCGAAAGATTTGAGCCAGTTTGTAAAAGGAAACTTATCCGCCCACGAATACCCGCGTGAAATTGAATTTGTAGAGGAACTGCCGAAAACGCCGAGCGGCAAAATTCAGCGCTTTCTCCTGCGAAACAGTTAAGACCCGCACCTGTTTTTACGAAATGAGAAATATTGTTCATTAAAAACAGAAGGATGTGTCTTTCATGGCAAACAAACGAAGAGGAAAGCGACCCGTGGAAGAAAGAGAAGATCCCGCAGGACGCAGGTTTTAGCCGGAAATCACCTTCACGGCAGAGCTGCAGCGAACTTTTCTACATTTATCAACACCTGAACTTTAACAGAGAAACTCATACAGGGTCGCTGCACCATGAATAGATAAAAATAGCCTTCTTTAGAAACGGAACTTCCCCTATACACAGGTGGAATTGATGATGTTCAAAAAGGGACGTTCTTTATTAGAAGACAGCTTCTGTACTGTCTTTTTTACCGTAAGCTGTAGTGGAGATGGGGCGACTCCGAGGCGATAAAGGACGAGCTGAAGATCCATTTCTTCCATACCGAAGGGCGGAAGAAATTAGCTGAAGCCGGCCCGCCCGGAAAGCGTCCCCATAGAAACGAAAGCTTCCATTCATTGTTTCTACACTTTATTTTCAAGGCAGCTTTTGTTTTTACTGCACGGGAAAAAAGTCGGAGCATTATGGCCGGGACTCTGGTTGAAGCAGACGAGCGTAAATGGAGGTGGAAATATTGGCAGATATTAAATATGAAATTATAGAACACCTCGGCGTCTTATCTGAATCCTCGAAAGGGTGGAAAAAAGAGCTGAACCTCGTCAGCTGGAACGGAAGAGACCCGAAGTACGACCTGAGAGAATGGGCGCCGGATCATGAAAAAATGGGGAAAGGCGTCACGTTGACAGAAGAAGAAATCAAGCAGCTCGTGCATATCATGCAGAAAAAACAATAAAAACATAAACAAATCCGGCTCAAAAAATGTTTGAGCCGGATTTGTTTTTTTACCCGTCTATCGGTTCCTTTTTCATATAAAGAAATGGAGTCGCCTCGACCTCCAGCTTTCCTTCCTTGTATCCTTTGTAGCCGAGCTTTTCGTACAAAGCGATATTCTTTTTCGAACGGCCTCCCGTAAACAAATGGTAGGTGACATTTTCGA is a window from the Alkalicoccus halolimnae genome containing:
- a CDS encoding YdbC family protein; protein product: MADIKYEIIEHLGVLSESSKGWKKELNLVSWNGRDPKYDLREWAPDHEKMGKGVTLTEEEIKQLVHIMQKKQ
- a CDS encoding AMP-binding protein, yielding MSVNPENQINQWIEEYDRGDLSVAHVLCDRHDANKKALLYENEAGEKQTYTYGKLKELSEKFAGVLKTHGVKKGDRVAVLLPKGPELLISVLAIWRLGAVHVPLFTAFGPQAVSYRVGNSGAETIITDAGNREKLNTMEASSFRVITASSSTEKEVPSSDTPFWEALHEAEPVHENTEVTGDDLFIIIYTSGTTGHPKGVEVPVRALAAFQGYMQFGLDLRPDDVFWNVADPGWAYGLYYGMVGPMLLGQSFIMFNAKFSVEEAYRILKEYGVTNFAAAPTVYRTLRAAGMPEGIKEDLKVRVLSSAGEPLNPDVSTWAETHFGIPVYDHYGQTEQGMVVNNHHHPKLDRPVKAGSMGQSMPGFRAAIVDDNGTELPAGEEGQLAIDTKHSPVFWFRGYYRDEEKTRERFISGGRYYLTGDTASRDEDEYVYFSGRSDDIISSSGYRIGPFEVESALMGHEAVAESGVVGVPDEQRGEIVKAHVVLLPGFTESEELAKDLSQFVKGNLSAHEYPREIEFVEELPKTPSGKIQRFLLRNS